A genomic segment from Actinoplanes sichuanensis encodes:
- the rfbC gene encoding dTDP-4-dehydrorhamnose 3,5-epimerase yields the protein MKIRPLGIEGAFEVTPVQHGDSRGRFLEWYRFDALEEAVGHRLDLAQANLSTSAKGVVRGIHFADVPPGQAKYVTCVSGAVLDVIVDIRVGSPTFGSWEAVRLDDEDRRAVYLAEGLGHGFCALTEGATVAYLCSSTYRPGHEHGVHPLDPELGIAWPVSDPVLSGKDAEAPSLAEAGVNGLLPRYDACHSFVESLRRIDDSR from the coding sequence GTGAAGATCCGCCCGCTCGGTATCGAGGGCGCCTTCGAGGTGACCCCGGTGCAGCACGGTGACAGCCGGGGCCGGTTCCTGGAGTGGTACCGGTTCGACGCGCTGGAGGAGGCGGTCGGGCACCGGCTCGACCTGGCGCAGGCGAACCTCTCGACGTCGGCCAAGGGTGTGGTGCGCGGCATTCATTTCGCCGATGTTCCGCCCGGGCAGGCCAAGTACGTGACGTGCGTGTCGGGCGCGGTGCTCGACGTGATCGTGGACATCCGGGTCGGGTCGCCCACGTTCGGTTCGTGGGAGGCGGTGCGCCTGGACGACGAGGACCGCCGGGCCGTCTACCTGGCCGAGGGGCTGGGGCACGGATTCTGCGCCCTGACCGAGGGGGCGACCGTGGCGTACCTGTGCTCGTCGACCTACCGCCCCGGTCATGAACACGGAGTGCATCCGCTTGACCCCGAACTCGGCATTGCCTGGCCGGTGTCAGACCCCGTACTGTCCGGCAAGGATGCCGAGGCTCCCAGCCTGGCCGAGGCCGGCGTGAACGGTTTGTTGCCGCGTTACGACGCGTGCCACAGCTTTGTCGAATCGTTGCGTCGGATTGACGACAGTCGATAA
- the rfbA gene encoding glucose-1-phosphate thymidylyltransferase RfbA: MRGILLAGGTGSRLWPITMAMSKQLMPIFDKPMVYYPLTTLVSAGISEILVITTPEDQPHFERLLGDGSRFGLDLQYAVQPKPDGIAQAFRIGADFIGDEPVALILGDNIFHGVGLGRQLARFGDVDGGRVFAYPVADPERYGVVEFDESGKVLSIEEKPEHPKSTYVVPGLYFYDADVVKIAENLEPSARGELEITAVNEEYRRQGRLEVTVLDRGTVWLDTGTFQSMVQASEYVRVIEERQGLKIGCVEEAAWRLGFISDDELRAVAQPLLKSGYGQYLLRLLDGGLR; the protein is encoded by the coding sequence GTGCGCGGAATTCTTCTCGCCGGTGGTACCGGTTCCCGGCTCTGGCCGATCACCATGGCCATGTCCAAACAGCTCATGCCCATCTTCGACAAGCCGATGGTCTACTACCCGTTGACCACGCTGGTGTCCGCCGGGATCTCCGAGATCCTGGTGATCACCACCCCCGAGGACCAGCCTCACTTCGAGCGACTGCTCGGTGACGGAAGTCGGTTCGGGCTCGACCTCCAGTACGCGGTGCAGCCGAAGCCGGACGGGATCGCCCAGGCGTTCCGGATCGGCGCCGACTTCATCGGGGACGAACCGGTCGCCCTGATCCTCGGCGACAACATCTTCCACGGGGTGGGTCTGGGCCGGCAGCTCGCGCGGTTCGGTGACGTCGACGGCGGGCGGGTGTTCGCGTACCCGGTGGCCGACCCCGAGCGGTACGGCGTCGTCGAGTTCGACGAATCGGGCAAAGTGCTCTCGATCGAGGAGAAGCCGGAGCATCCCAAGTCGACGTACGTGGTCCCCGGCCTGTACTTCTATGATGCCGACGTGGTGAAGATCGCCGAGAATCTGGAGCCCAGCGCCCGCGGCGAACTGGAGATCACCGCGGTGAACGAGGAGTATCGACGCCAGGGGCGGCTCGAGGTCACGGTCCTCGACAGGGGAACCGTCTGGCTGGACACCGGGACCTTCCAGTCCATGGTTCAGGCCTCGGAGTACGTCCGGGTGATCGAGGAGCGGCAGGGTTTGAAGATCGGTTGTGTGGAGGAAGCGGCCTGGCGGCTCGGCTTCATCTCCGACGACGAGTTGCGCGCGGTCGCGCAGCCGTTGCTGAAGAGCGGTTACGGGCAGTATCTGTTGCGGCTACTGGATGGTGGTCTGCGGTGA
- the rfbB gene encoding dTDP-glucose 4,6-dehydratase translates to MQIFVTGGAGFIGSAYVRALLQDEYAGAAGASVTVLDLLSYSGNRDNLPVSDPRLRFVQGDISDSDLLRELLPGHDVVVHFAAESHVDRSISGAMPFVTTNVLGTQTLLDAARATGVQRFVHVSTDEVYGSIDEGSWTETWPLSPNSPYAASKAGSDLMALAAHRTHGMDVVVTRCSNNYGEYQFPEKVIPLFVTNLMDGKQIPLYGDGGNIRDWLHVTDHCRGIQAVLEKGRAGEVYNIGGGTELTNRSLTERLLEACGAGWDMVRPVTDRKGHDRRYSLDITKISEELGYAPQVTIDEGLASTVAWYRDNRAWWEPLKSRAGL, encoded by the coding sequence GTGCAGATTTTCGTAACCGGTGGTGCCGGCTTCATCGGATCGGCCTACGTCAGGGCCCTCTTGCAGGACGAGTACGCAGGTGCGGCGGGTGCATCGGTGACCGTTCTGGATCTGTTGTCCTATTCAGGAAATCGTGACAACCTCCCGGTGTCCGATCCCCGACTCCGATTCGTACAGGGCGACATTTCCGATTCCGACCTGTTGCGGGAACTACTTCCCGGACACGATGTGGTAGTGCATTTCGCCGCCGAATCACACGTGGACCGGTCGATTTCGGGCGCTATGCCGTTCGTCACAACGAATGTGTTGGGCACCCAGACACTTCTCGACGCGGCCCGCGCCACGGGGGTCCAGCGGTTCGTGCACGTCTCCACCGACGAGGTGTACGGCTCCATCGACGAGGGCTCGTGGACCGAGACGTGGCCGCTGTCGCCCAACTCGCCGTACGCCGCCTCCAAGGCCGGCTCCGACCTGATGGCGCTCGCCGCACACCGCACCCATGGCATGGACGTCGTCGTCACCCGGTGCTCGAACAACTACGGTGAGTACCAGTTCCCGGAGAAGGTCATCCCGCTCTTCGTGACCAACCTGATGGACGGCAAGCAGATCCCGCTCTACGGCGACGGCGGCAACATCCGTGACTGGCTGCACGTGACCGATCACTGCCGTGGCATCCAGGCGGTCCTGGAGAAGGGCCGGGCGGGTGAGGTCTACAACATCGGCGGCGGCACCGAGCTGACCAACCGCTCCCTGACCGAACGCCTTCTCGAAGCCTGCGGTGCCGGCTGGGACATGGTGCGGCCGGTCACCGACCGCAAGGGCCACGATCGCCGCTACTCGCTCGACATCACCAAGATCAGCGAAGAGCTGGGGTACGCGCCACAGGTCACCATCGACGAGGGACTCGCCTCGACCGTCGCGTGGTACCGCGACAACCGCGCCTGGTGGGAGCCGCTCAAGTCTCGGGCCGGCCTCTGA
- the rfbD gene encoding dTDP-4-dehydrorhamnose reductase, protein MRWLITGAGGMLGQDLRRVLAEHGETDVVAATRGDLDITSASQVRDAVDGADIVLNAAAWTNVDGAETDEEAATAINGHGVGVLAAAAGSRLVHVSTDYVFDGTATTPYPEDTPHAPLNAYGRGKAVGETAVLATGGYIVRTAWLYGEHGPNFVRTMLRLAEDRDTLDVVDDQVGPPTWSYALAQLLVDLSHAAVAGRAAPGAYHGTAAGSTSWFGLARAVFLEAGLDPDRVRPTTSDKFPRPARRPAYSVLGHDRWAGTGVAPLPDWRGMLSKAMPLFLP, encoded by the coding sequence ATGCGCTGGCTGATCACCGGGGCCGGCGGCATGCTCGGCCAGGACCTGCGACGGGTCCTCGCCGAACACGGTGAGACCGACGTGGTCGCCGCCACCCGCGGTGACCTCGACATCACCTCGGCGTCACAGGTGCGCGACGCGGTCGACGGCGCCGACATCGTGCTCAACGCCGCCGCCTGGACGAACGTCGACGGCGCCGAGACCGACGAGGAGGCGGCCACCGCGATCAACGGGCACGGCGTCGGCGTCCTCGCCGCCGCGGCGGGCAGTCGTCTCGTGCACGTCTCCACCGACTACGTCTTCGACGGGACCGCGACCACGCCGTACCCGGAGGACACCCCGCACGCGCCGCTCAACGCCTACGGCCGGGGCAAGGCGGTGGGCGAGACGGCGGTTCTGGCCACCGGCGGTTACATCGTCCGGACCGCTTGGCTGTACGGCGAACACGGCCCCAACTTCGTGCGGACCATGCTGCGGCTGGCCGAGGACCGGGACACCCTGGACGTGGTCGACGACCAGGTCGGGCCGCCCACCTGGTCGTACGCCCTCGCGCAACTCCTCGTCGATCTCTCGCACGCCGCGGTGGCGGGCCGGGCCGCGCCCGGTGCCTACCACGGCACCGCGGCCGGTTCCACCAGCTGGTTCGGCCTGGCCCGGGCGGTCTTCCTGGAGGCCGGGCTCGACCCGGACCGGGTCCGCCCCACCACCAGCGACAAGTTTCCACGGCCGGCCCGACGCCCCGCCTACAGCGTCTTGGGCCACGACCGGTGGGCGGGCACCGGAGTCGCGCCACTGCCGGATTGGCGAGGCATGCTCAGCAAGGCGATGCCACTCTTCCTGCCCTGA
- a CDS encoding universal stress protein produces MTVLVGYLPTPEGEAAFAAALDEATRRSESVLLINSPRGGAPVSGDVAAPDDLAELTRRAATAGVPLEIRQAAHTGQFADVLLDIARESRASVIVIGLRRRSPVGKLFLGSTAQQILLDADHPVLAVKPKRH; encoded by the coding sequence ATGACCGTCCTGGTGGGATATCTCCCTACCCCGGAGGGCGAGGCGGCCTTCGCGGCCGCGCTCGACGAGGCAACCCGCCGATCCGAATCGGTCCTGTTGATCAACTCTCCACGTGGCGGGGCACCCGTCAGCGGGGACGTGGCCGCGCCCGACGATCTTGCGGAGCTGACACGGAGAGCGGCCACCGCCGGCGTGCCCCTGGAGATCCGTCAGGCCGCGCATACGGGTCAGTTCGCTGACGTGCTGCTGGACATCGCGCGCGAAAGCCGGGCCTCCGTGATCGTCATCGGCCTCCGCCGCCGGAGTCCGGTGGGCAAGCTGTTCCTGGGCAGCACCGCGCAGCAGATCCTGCTCGACGCGGACCACCCGGTACTGGCGGTCAAGCCGAAGCGCCACTGA
- a CDS encoding tripartite tricarboxylate transporter permease: MSSVIDGFAVVLEPANLLYCLVGVVIGMLIGVLPGLGPAATIAILLPVTFGLEPVTAVIMLAGIFYGAQYGGTITSVLLRLPGEASSVVTVFDGHALARQGRAGTALGIAAIGSFVGGTLSIVALTLVAPIVAGFALDFGPPEYTVLALLGIMLVSTISSGGRIRALTAAAIGLLLATVGRDDFTSAERFTFGNLSLADGIDFVPIAMGLFGLGEILYNLEERHRAVQAPTRVTNVWPSRADLRQSSGAIGRGSVIGFVLGILPGGGAVLSSMAAYALEKRRSKHPERFGQGAIEGVAAPETANNAAATSSFIPLLSLGIPANATMAVIFGALLIQGVTPGPQLVTEHPELFWGVVNSMYLGNVLLLIMSIPLLGVFVRILRVRAAVLAPITVLITLVGAYTVNNSVFDIGLVIGFGVLGYLMKKAGFDPGPMVLAFVLGSLLETSLRRSLLLFDGDLTGFLTRPISGVLAAAFLAVILLPLARALLHRRRPKPPLPDATERDAGAAGRDAGSGAAGREAGAAGRDVGSGAAGRDAGSGAAGREAGAAGRGADVGAAGSDAGASGRDADAAGRDVGAAGSDANAAGRDASAAGSEADAAGRDADAAGSGVADRRKAEPVSQSVRRDLHPEESE, translated from the coding sequence TTGTCCTCGGTCATCGACGGCTTCGCGGTCGTCCTCGAACCGGCGAACCTGCTGTACTGCCTCGTCGGCGTCGTCATCGGCATGCTCATCGGCGTCCTGCCCGGGCTCGGTCCGGCCGCCACCATCGCGATCCTGCTCCCCGTCACCTTCGGTCTGGAACCGGTCACCGCGGTGATCATGCTGGCCGGCATCTTCTACGGCGCCCAGTACGGCGGCACCATCACGTCGGTTCTGCTGCGGCTGCCCGGCGAGGCATCCTCCGTCGTCACCGTCTTCGACGGCCACGCCCTCGCCCGACAGGGCAGAGCCGGCACCGCCCTCGGCATCGCCGCCATCGGGTCCTTCGTCGGCGGGACCCTCTCGATCGTCGCGCTCACTCTCGTCGCTCCGATCGTCGCCGGTTTCGCCCTCGACTTCGGCCCACCCGAGTACACCGTGCTCGCGCTGCTCGGCATCATGCTGGTCAGCACGATCAGCAGCGGTGGCCGCATCCGCGCCCTCACCGCCGCGGCGATCGGCCTGCTGCTCGCCACTGTCGGCCGCGACGACTTCACCAGCGCCGAGCGCTTCACGTTCGGCAACCTTTCGCTGGCGGACGGCATCGACTTCGTACCCATCGCGATGGGCCTTTTCGGTCTCGGCGAGATCCTCTACAACCTGGAGGAGCGCCACCGCGCGGTGCAGGCGCCCACCAGGGTCACCAACGTCTGGCCGAGCCGTGCCGACCTGCGGCAGTCGTCCGGCGCGATCGGCCGCGGTTCGGTCATCGGCTTCGTCCTCGGCATCCTGCCCGGTGGCGGTGCGGTCCTCTCGTCAATGGCCGCCTACGCGCTGGAGAAACGCCGATCCAAACATCCGGAACGCTTCGGGCAGGGCGCCATCGAGGGCGTCGCCGCGCCGGAGACCGCCAACAATGCGGCCGCGACCTCATCGTTCATCCCGCTCTTGTCGCTCGGCATTCCGGCCAACGCGACCATGGCGGTGATCTTCGGGGCGCTGCTCATCCAGGGGGTCACACCCGGGCCGCAACTGGTCACTGAGCATCCGGAGTTGTTCTGGGGCGTCGTCAACTCGATGTATCTCGGCAACGTCCTACTGTTGATCATGAGCATCCCGCTGCTCGGCGTCTTCGTCCGGATCCTGCGGGTACGAGCGGCGGTGCTGGCGCCGATCACTGTGCTGATCACACTGGTCGGGGCCTACACCGTCAACAACAGTGTCTTCGACATCGGCCTGGTGATCGGGTTCGGCGTCCTCGGCTACCTGATGAAGAAGGCCGGCTTCGATCCCGGGCCGATGGTGCTCGCGTTCGTCCTGGGCAGCCTGCTGGAGACGTCGCTGCGCCGCTCGTTGCTGCTCTTCGACGGCGACCTCACCGGTTTCCTGACCCGCCCGATCTCCGGAGTCCTCGCCGCCGCCTTCCTCGCGGTGATCCTGTTGCCCCTGGCGCGGGCGCTCCTTCACCGACGTCGTCCCAAGCCACCCCTCCCGGACGCGACTGAACGGGACGCGGGCGCCGCGGGCCGGGACGCGGGCTCGGGTGCGGCGGGACGGGAAGCGGGCGCGGCGGGTCGGGACGTGGGCTCGGGCGCGGCAGGTCGGGACGCGGGCTCGGGTGCGGCGGGACGGGAAGCGGGCGCGGCGGGACGAGGCGCGGACGTGGGCGCGGCTGGATCCGACGCGGGCGCGTCTGGGCGTGACGCGGATGCGGCTGGACGTGACGTGGGCGCGGCTGGATCTGACGCGAACGCGGCTGGACGTGATGCGTCCGCGGCTGGATCTGAAGCGGATGCGGCGGGACGTGACGCGGATGCGGCTGGATCTGGCGTGGCGGATCGTCGGAAAGCTGAGCCTGTGTCCCAGTCCGTCCGTCGTGATCTTCATCCTGAGGAGTCGGAATGA
- a CDS encoding tripartite tricarboxylate transporter TctB family protein, with protein MTTEPVDDRPPAAGPSANLIAAVVVIALGAAAVVGAAGLGSGPGTWPMVIGVALVILGLALAVQARRAEPPERFTRSSLLVVAAVTSMIAYVAVIATIGFEIPTVLLAFAWLRFLGRESLRTSIAVSLGIVVVFYALFVGALDVTIPHLF; from the coding sequence GTGACCACCGAGCCCGTTGACGACCGGCCGCCCGCGGCCGGTCCGTCGGCCAACCTGATCGCCGCCGTCGTCGTGATCGCGCTCGGGGCTGCGGCGGTCGTCGGCGCCGCCGGGCTCGGATCCGGTCCGGGCACCTGGCCGATGGTCATCGGTGTCGCCCTGGTGATCCTCGGTCTGGCGCTGGCGGTGCAGGCCCGCCGCGCCGAGCCCCCCGAGCGGTTCACCCGCAGCAGTCTGCTGGTCGTCGCCGCCGTCACCAGCATGATCGCCTACGTCGCGGTGATCGCCACCATCGGCTTCGAGATCCCGACCGTGCTGCTCGCCTTCGCCTGGCTGCGTTTCCTCGGCCGGGAGAGCCTGCGGACGTCCATCGCCGTCAGCCTCGGCATTGTCGTCGTCTTCTATGCGCTGTTCGTCGGCGCGCTCGACGTCACCATCCCCCACCTGTTCTGA
- a CDS encoding tripartite tricarboxylate transporter substrate binding protein encodes MKITLPAIGLAGLLVLAGCGGNLGSDGDSGSTAAYPERAVTLLIGQDAGGSTDLIGRALADPAGKDLGQAVTVQNRPGANGAVAAKELASAKPDGYTVMVFVGSLAYITPLAVPADQAVDVNDYEVITGISQDDFVLIANPQTGFKTVQDIVAAKRPIKFATTGVGTGSQLTQTLLFAQAGVDATAVPFNGGAPALTAVLGGQVDVAAVQLGEAKEQIEAGKAVPLVTFATQRPSYMPDTPTATEAGFNVPVQQSRAIVAPKGTPKEVVDRLRAAFQKGFADQAYKDFNTKRLLTANEVDGAALLQQWNGSLQTYRDLVAQHKIDLSAK; translated from the coding sequence ATGAAAATAACGCTCCCCGCGATCGGCCTGGCCGGCCTGCTCGTGCTCGCCGGCTGTGGCGGCAACCTCGGCTCCGACGGCGACAGCGGCTCCACCGCCGCCTACCCGGAACGGGCCGTCACCCTGCTGATCGGCCAGGACGCCGGCGGCAGCACCGACCTCATCGGCCGCGCCCTGGCCGATCCCGCCGGCAAGGACCTCGGGCAGGCCGTCACCGTCCAGAACCGGCCCGGCGCCAACGGGGCGGTCGCGGCGAAGGAACTGGCGTCCGCCAAGCCCGACGGCTACACGGTCATGGTGTTCGTCGGCTCGCTCGCCTACATCACGCCCCTGGCCGTGCCCGCCGACCAGGCCGTCGACGTCAACGACTACGAAGTGATCACCGGGATCTCGCAGGACGACTTCGTCCTCATCGCCAATCCGCAGACCGGGTTCAAGACGGTCCAGGACATCGTCGCCGCCAAACGGCCGATCAAGTTCGCCACCACGGGCGTCGGCACCGGCAGTCAACTCACCCAGACCCTGCTGTTCGCCCAGGCGGGGGTGGACGCCACCGCGGTGCCGTTCAACGGGGGAGCACCGGCGCTGACCGCGGTCCTCGGCGGCCAGGTCGATGTGGCGGCGGTGCAGCTCGGCGAGGCGAAGGAACAGATCGAGGCGGGCAAGGCGGTTCCGCTCGTCACGTTCGCCACTCAGCGACCCAGCTACATGCCGGACACCCCGACCGCGACCGAGGCCGGGTTCAACGTGCCGGTCCAGCAGTCCCGGGCGATCGTGGCGCCGAAGGGCACCCCCAAGGAGGTGGTGGACCGGTTGCGGGCGGCCTTCCAGAAGGGCTTCGCCGATCAGGCGTACAAGGACTTCAACACCAAGCGGCTGCTGACCGCGAACGAGGTTGACGGTGCCGCGTTGCTCCAGCAGTGGAACGGTTCGCTTCAGACGTACCGTGACCTGGTGGCCCAGCACAAGATCGACCTGAGCGCCAAGTGA
- a CDS encoding LysR family transcriptional regulator: MTYSLEQLRGFIAVAEELHFGRAAVRLRMTQPPLSRQIQKLEAAVGVQLLERDNRRVRLTPAGHVFLNEARRILVIAEAAPALAQRVSSGMRGVIKLAFTSASTFGVLGRILDHLDLDLPEVHIELFEMVTREQLDALTAGDIDLGLARPPFDPELFESRLLHREALLLAVHEDHPLSELRRPVVPADLVREPLIFHSQQKARYFYDLVVSMVPLAQERVIHTVSQVITMLWLVSGGRGVAFVPESARLIGIPHVNYLPIATPIVDPVELHLLWPRRSDNPALPRAISALSFLMH; the protein is encoded by the coding sequence ATGACTTACTCCCTCGAACAGCTGCGAGGTTTCATCGCCGTCGCCGAGGAACTGCACTTCGGCCGGGCAGCGGTCCGGCTGCGGATGACCCAGCCTCCGTTGAGCAGGCAGATCCAGAAGCTGGAGGCAGCTGTCGGGGTGCAACTGCTGGAACGGGACAACCGCCGGGTCCGGCTCACCCCGGCCGGCCACGTGTTCCTCAACGAGGCCCGCCGCATCCTGGTCATCGCCGAGGCCGCTCCGGCTCTGGCCCAGCGGGTGTCCTCCGGCATGCGCGGCGTGATCAAGCTGGCCTTCACTTCGGCCTCGACCTTCGGCGTCCTCGGCCGGATCCTCGATCACCTCGACCTGGACCTGCCCGAGGTGCACATCGAGCTCTTCGAGATGGTCACCCGTGAACAGCTCGACGCGCTGACCGCCGGCGACATCGACCTGGGGCTGGCCCGGCCGCCCTTCGACCCTGAGCTGTTCGAGTCCCGGCTGCTCCACCGGGAGGCGCTGCTCCTCGCGGTGCACGAGGATCATCCGCTGTCCGAGCTGCGCCGGCCGGTGGTTCCCGCGGACCTGGTCCGGGAGCCGCTGATCTTCCACTCCCAGCAGAAGGCGCGGTACTTCTACGACCTGGTGGTGAGCATGGTGCCACTCGCCCAGGAGCGGGTCATCCACACCGTCAGCCAGGTGATCACCATGTTGTGGCTGGTCTCGGGCGGTCGTGGGGTGGCCTTCGTCCCGGAGTCGGCGCGGCTGATCGGGATTCCGCACGTCAACTATCTGCCGATCGCCACACCGATCGTCGATCCGGTCGAGCTGCACCTGCTGTGGCCCCGGCGATCCGACAATCCGGCGCTGCCGAGGGCGATCTCGGCCCTCAGTTTTCTGATGCATTGA
- the kdgD gene encoding 5-dehydro-4-deoxyglucarate dehydratase yields the protein MNAIPPLDLAARLASGLLSFPVTHFDDHLAFDESRYREHLSWQASFGVAGLFAAGGTGEGFSLTSAEIDTVVRAAVDEVGSQVPVIAPATGSTAQAVAQAQAAEAAGAAGLLLFPPYLTEASQSGLIAHVEAVCRASGLGVIVYSRANAVLEDVTVATLADRNPTLIGLKDGIGDIERMTRTYARVGDRLIYVGGLPTAETFALPLLQLGVSTYSSALYNFLPEFALRFYAAVRAQDRVAVYEMLNDFVIPYLDIRDRARGYAVSIIKAGLTAVGRDGGRVRPPLTDLTEDERSDLSRLIEKVRS from the coding sequence GTGAACGCGATTCCCCCTCTCGACCTGGCCGCCCGGCTGGCCTCGGGCCTGCTGTCGTTCCCCGTCACCCACTTCGACGATCACCTCGCCTTCGACGAGAGCCGCTACCGCGAACACCTGTCGTGGCAGGCGAGCTTCGGCGTGGCGGGTCTGTTCGCCGCCGGCGGCACCGGCGAGGGCTTCTCCCTCACCAGCGCCGAGATCGACACCGTGGTCCGGGCGGCGGTGGACGAGGTCGGGTCGCAGGTTCCGGTGATCGCGCCGGCCACCGGCAGCACCGCGCAGGCGGTCGCCCAGGCACAGGCGGCCGAGGCGGCGGGTGCCGCCGGGCTGCTGCTCTTTCCTCCCTACCTGACCGAGGCCAGCCAGTCCGGTCTGATCGCCCATGTCGAGGCGGTCTGCCGGGCCAGCGGGCTGGGCGTGATCGTCTACAGCCGGGCCAACGCCGTCCTCGAGGACGTCACGGTCGCGACGCTCGCCGACCGAAACCCCACGTTGATCGGCCTGAAGGACGGGATCGGCGACATCGAGCGGATGACCCGCACCTACGCCCGGGTCGGCGACCGGCTGATCTATGTGGGCGGTCTGCCGACGGCCGAGACCTTCGCGCTTCCCCTGCTTCAGCTCGGCGTCAGCACCTATTCGTCGGCGCTCTACAACTTCCTGCCCGAGTTCGCGCTGCGCTTCTACGCCGCGGTGCGCGCCCAGGACCGGGTCGCCGTCTACGAGATGCTCAACGACTTCGTCATCCCCTATCTCGACATTCGTGACCGGGCCCGCGGCTATGCCGTCTCGATCATCAAGGCCGGGCTGACCGCGGTGGGGCGCGACGGCGGCCGGGTGCGGCCCCCGCTCACCGACCTCACCGAGGACGAACGCTCCGACCTCAGCCGGCTGATCGAGAAGGTCAGGTCATGA
- a CDS encoding enolase C-terminal domain-like protein codes for MKPTVERIEVVPVAGNDSMLLNLSGAHGPFFTRTVVVLTDSEGRTGLGEAPGGEAIRRTLETAGGLLIGRPVAEFASLLRSFAEIHAAQDSGGRGLQTYDLRVTIHAVTALESALLDLLGRHLGVPVAELLGEGRQRDSVPVLGYLFYIGDTSRTDLPYQHETDPADDWERLRRAPALTPSAIVALAEAAQTRYGFHDFKLKGGVFAGELEVEAVRALAERFPDARITLDPNGGWLLEDAIALCRDLHGVLAYAEDPVGAEGDLSGRETMAEFRRATGLRTATNMIATDWRQMAHAVRAHAVDIPLADPHFWTMRGSVRVAQLCHDFGLTWGSHSNNHFDISLAMFAHVGAAAPGEITALDTHWIWQDGQRLTREPLPIRDGAIAVPSTPGLGVDLDRDALAAAHELYLEHGLGGRDDTTAMQYLLPGWRFDPKRPCLVR; via the coding sequence ATGAAACCCACAGTGGAGCGCATCGAAGTGGTGCCGGTCGCCGGTAACGACAGCATGCTGCTCAATCTCAGCGGGGCTCACGGGCCGTTCTTCACCCGTACCGTGGTGGTCCTCACCGACAGCGAAGGCCGCACCGGGCTGGGCGAGGCACCCGGCGGCGAGGCGATCCGCCGCACCCTGGAAACCGCCGGTGGACTGTTGATCGGCAGACCCGTCGCCGAGTTCGCCTCGCTGCTGCGCAGCTTCGCCGAGATCCATGCCGCGCAGGATTCCGGTGGTCGGGGCCTTCAGACGTACGATCTACGCGTCACCATCCACGCGGTGACCGCACTGGAGTCGGCACTGCTCGACCTGCTCGGCCGGCATCTGGGGGTCCCGGTCGCCGAGTTGCTCGGTGAGGGCAGGCAACGAGACAGCGTGCCGGTGCTCGGATACCTCTTCTACATCGGTGACACGTCCCGCACCGACCTGCCCTACCAGCACGAGACCGACCCGGCCGACGACTGGGAACGACTACGTCGCGCGCCCGCTCTCACCCCGTCGGCGATCGTCGCGCTCGCCGAGGCCGCCCAAACCCGTTACGGGTTCCACGACTTCAAGCTCAAGGGTGGCGTGTTCGCCGGAGAGCTGGAGGTCGAGGCGGTGCGTGCCCTGGCCGAGCGGTTTCCCGACGCACGGATCACGCTGGATCCCAACGGCGGCTGGCTGCTGGAGGACGCCATCGCGCTCTGCCGTGACCTGCACGGTGTGCTGGCCTACGCCGAGGATCCGGTCGGGGCCGAGGGCGACCTGTCCGGGCGGGAGACGATGGCCGAGTTCCGACGTGCCACCGGGTTACGCACGGCTACCAACATGATCGCCACCGACTGGCGACAGATGGCCCATGCCGTCCGCGCACACGCCGTCGACATCCCGCTCGCCGACCCGCACTTCTGGACCATGCGAGGGTCGGTCCGCGTCGCCCAACTCTGCCACGACTTCGGGTTGACCTGGGGCTCGCATTCCAACAACCACTTCGACATATCGCTGGCGATGTTCGCGCACGTCGGCGCTGCGGCGCCCGGGGAGATCACCGCACTCGACACCCACTGGATCTGGCAGGACGGTCAGCGGCTCACCCGTGAGCCGCTCCCGATCCGTGACGGTGCCATCGCCGTACCGTCCACCCCCGGTCTCGGTGTCGATCTCGATCGCGACGCCCTCGCCGCGGCCCACGAGCTCTACCTGGAACACGGGCTCGGCGGGCGCGACGACACCACGGCCATGCAGTACCTCCTACCCGGTTGGCGCTTCGACCCCAAGCGCCCCTGTCTGGTGCGGTGA